A window of Aurantibacillus circumpalustris genomic DNA:
TATTCTTCCTTAATGTTACGGAACCTTTCGGTTGATTTTTTATTTGAGTTTTCATTTTTATTATTTTAGTTTATTTACTTCTTTGACTAGGAACAATGGCAAAAGTTTAATTTAAAAAAAGATTTTACTATAATTTAACACTTCACTAATAGTACAAACCATAAAAACGGACACCTTTACTACTAAATTGAATTGCCGGTGCCGGGAACTTCAAAATATTCACCAAAGAAAATAATCCCTTTAGTACTTTAGATTTTGTTTTAATCTTTGTGAGATCCACATCTAAGCTAAAATACAATCTTCTTTCTCTGTCAATTTTTAACACATTGCCTTTATTATCAACAGCAAGAACTTCGTTGGAATATCCTCCTAGCATACCATAAGCGCTATAACCAAAAGCAATATTTAACCATTTCGGAAACTTGTTTTCTTTTTTCAAAAATGAACTTGGGTTCACACTTAACCAATATGTTTGTCCATTATAATCTTTAAGTATTTGAGAATATTTATTTTTTCCCAATAATGACGGATTATACTGTGTAAGTCCGCTCTGCGAATATGAAAATTTCAATTGAACGCGCTGTTCGTTCCAATAGGCATTCTGTAAAATTGCAATTCCACTTCCAACAACATCTGCTAACTGATCGCCCCACGAATAACCCCAACCACGACTATAGCCATCCATTATTTCAATTGCTGTCATGTAGACAAAACCAATTCCACCACCTATAAATAATTTTTGTTTTCTCGAATATCCCGCCCAATTAAAAGCCTCCATCATTAAACGTGAAGTTTGATAAGTTGTATATACGTGCCCTACCTTGTCCATTTGCAGCCATTCTTTGTTGTCATTAAATAAATGGAATTTGCCAGTGTTATATTCACTGTACCATGTTTGATTTAAAACCAACAAAGATGCAACCGTAACAGCGCCAGTTGTAGATGCAAGAATTATTTTTCTTCTTTTGGAATGTGGCGGCACTAATGAATCATTTTGACCATAAATGACATGACACAGAAACACGAAGAAAATAATAAATGAAACTGCTCTGTGCATCTTCCAAAGATACTACATTTTAGAAATCATTATAGTCTACTAAATCTTGTATCGATTTAAGATTAAAGTCTGACTTCTTCCTTGGGGTTAAAGGAATTTGAACATTACCATTGCCGTTATTATCCAGCGTGCTATTCATATTAGCAGCATCTAAAATATTTTTATTGTTATAGTAAGCTCGGGTTTTACCCAATTTTAATACTAGACCGAAATTAAAAAACAAAGATGCGGGCACTTTTTCCGAGTAAAAATATTTATTATAAGAGCCACTTAACGTTTTATTGGCATTTTCGGAATAAAAAGTAATGTTGTTCCTTGTACTTAAACCACTGGCGAGATAAAAGTTGAAATTTTTACTGACACGAAAATCGAAACGAAACCCCGAATTAAGTTCGCTGCG
This region includes:
- a CDS encoding DUF2279 domain-containing protein, producing the protein MHRAVSFIIFFVFLCHVIYGQNDSLVPPHSKRRKIILASTTGAVTVASLLVLNQTWYSEYNTGKFHLFNDNKEWLQMDKVGHVYTTYQTSRLMMEAFNWAGYSRKQKLFIGGGIGFVYMTAIEIMDGYSRGWGYSWGDQLADVVGSGIAILQNAYWNEQRVQLKFSYSQSGLTQYNPSLLGKNKYSQILKDYNGQTYWLSVNPSSFLKKENKFPKWLNIAFGYSAYGMLGGYSNEVLAVDNKGNVLKIDRERRLYFSLDVDLTKIKTKSKVLKGLFSLVNILKFPAPAIQFSSKGVRFYGLYY